CGGGCGCCGGCCACGTCCGTGTTGTCGCCCCACACCTCGCCGTCTTCCAGCCAGAAGGCGTTGCACGCGCCCGTGCGCTCCACCGTCGCGGTGCGGCGGTCAACGGCGGCGGCGGCAATCGCTTTGTGCGGCACGGTGACGTTGCCGCCGCCGCCCGCGCGCGCGATCCCACGGATCAGCCCCTCGACCTCGGAAGGCGAGCAGCGAAGGGCGACGTACACGCCGTCCAGCCCGGCGGCGCGCAGGGCAGCGTTCTGGAAGGCGGGGGAGAGCGAGTGTGATACGGGGTCGCCGAGCAGCGCAAAGAGCCGCGTGGACGCGCTGGGGACGAAGCTCACGGGTGGAGGATCGGCGCCAGCCGGTCGAGCGCCCCGCCGATCAGCCGCCGCAGTTCCGCGTAGGTGTTCTCATACGCCTGCACGGGTCCGCCGAACGGATCGCGTACGCCGCGCGCATGAGGATCGTCGCCCGCGGCGAAGGAGGAGAGGAGCGCCGCCTTCTCGCCAGCGCCGAAGCGGCGCACCGCGTCCAGGTGCCCCGGGCTCATCGCCAGCACCAGGTCCGCGCGCTCCAGCAGGCCGGGCGTCAGCGAGCGGGTGCGGTGCGCGTCCAGGTCCACCCCGTGCCTCTGCGCCACCGCGACTGCGTTCCCGGCCGCGCTGTCCCCGTCCCGCGCCGAAATCCCCGCCGAGGCGACGCGCACGTGGCGCCACCCGCGCTCCTCCAGCTCGCGCCGAGCGATCCCCTCCGCCATCGCCGAGCGGCAGGTGTTGCCGGTGCAGACGAAGAGGATGTTGAACGTGGCGGTGGTCGGCGCATCGCCGGCCGGATCGGTCATGGTGCGACGGGGTTGAGGCGCGCGGCTCACCCGCGGATTTGCGGCACGGCCGGGGGCGTGTCAGCGACGTCTTTCATCATTCACCCGCTTCCGCGTCCGGAGCAAGGGCAAGCGCCTCCGCCACCAGCAGATCGGTCGGCCGGGTGACCTTGATGTTGCGCTCCGAGCCCGACACCACGCGCACGGGCGCCTCGTACCGCTCGAAGATCGCCGCGTCGTCGGTGGCGGCGACGCCCTCGGCGCGGGCGCGCTCGTAGGCGCGGATCAGGGCGGCGCGCGGGAAGCCTTGCGGCGTCTGCGCCCGCCAGAGGCGCTCGCGGTCGGGCGTGCCGCGGATGATGCCGTCCGGTCCGACTTCCTTTACCGTGTCCGTCACCTGGACCGCCGCGATCGCGCCGCCTTCAGAGCAGGCGTCGAGCACGCGATCGATGACTGCGGCGGAGACGAACGGGCGCGCGCCGTCGTGCACCAGCACCGTGGGCGCATCCTCTGGCGTGGCGAGTAGCCCATTCCACACCGAATCGCCGCGCTCCGCGCCCCCCGCCACGACCATCACCGGCAGCGCGGCGACCCAGCTCGGCGGCGCGTCGACGTCCTCCGGCGGCAGCACGACCACGACGCGGCCGATGCCGGGGTGGTCCACGAACGGCGTCAAGGCGCGCAGGAGGACGGGAGCGCCGCCGACCTCCAGGTACTGCTTGCGGACGGCGCCGCCCATCCGTCGCCCCGAGCCCCCCGCCACGATCACGGCGGCGGCGAGGGGCGCGTCAGCCGAAGATGCGCTCGACAAGGGCTTTCACGTCCTCGGTTTCCACGATGCGGATGCCGGCGGGCGGCTTCTGCGGACGCGCGCGCGGTGAGAGATACGCGGTCCTGAACCCCATACGCGCCGCCTCGGCTAGACGCCGCTCCATCTGGCCCACCGGGCGAAGCTCGCCCCCCAGCCCCAGCTCTCCGATGAACACCGCGTCCACCGGCACCGGCCGGTCGAAGACGCTGGACGCGAGCGCAACCGCCACCGCAACGTCCCCCGCCGTCTCCGCCAGCCGCAGCCCGCCGACGACGTTGAGGAAGACGTCGAGCTGCCCGAACGGGATCCCCGCGCGCTTCTCCATCACGGCCAGCAGGAGCGCCAGCCGCTTGTGGTCCAGCCCGGTGCTGACGCGCTGCGGCGCCCCGTACGAGGCCTTTGCGGCCAGCGCCTGCACCTCCACCAGTAGCGGGCGCGTCCCCTCCATGGTGGCCACGACGGCGGAGCCGGAGGTGCCCTGCGTCCGCTCGCCGAGGAACAGCTCGGACGGGTTGCCGACGGGGACGAGCCCCTCGGCCGTCATCCGGAAGACGCCGATCTCGTCCACCCCGCCGAAGCGGTTCTTGGTGGCGCGCAGCACGCGGTTGTCCAGCCCGCCCGCGCTCTCGAAGTAGAGCACCGTGTCCACGATGTGCTCCAGCGTCTTGGGCCCCGCGATCCCGCCGCCCTTGGTTACGTGGCCCACCAGGAACACCGCCGTCCCGGTCTGCTTTGCGTAGCGCTGGAGCCGCGCGGCGCACTCACGCACCTGCCCCACGTTCCCCGGCGCACCCTCCAGCTCCGGCGTGTAGACGGTCTGGATCGAGTCCACCAGGAGCACGTCGGGCGCGGCTTCGGCGGCCCGCAGTAGGATGGTGTCCAGCTCCGTTTCGGCCAGCAGCGTGACGGAACCGGCGGGCGTGTCCATGCGGTCCGCGCGCAGCTTCACCTGGTGCGCGGACTCCTCGCCGGAGACGTACAGCGTCTTGTGCTGCGAGCCCTCCAGCCGGGCCGCGACCTGCAGGAGGATGGTCGACTTGCCGATCCCCGGCTCGCCGCCGATGAGGATCACCGAGCCGGGGACGATCCCGCCGCCCAGCACGAAGTCGAACTCCGCGAGCCCGGTGGTCCAGCGGCGCCGCTCCGTCCCTTCCACGTCGCGCAGGCGCACGGGTGCGGCCCCGCTCGCGGCGCGCGCCTCGCCGGCGGTCGCGGTCCCGCGCGCGCGCCGGGGCGCGGACGGCTCCTCCACCAGGGTGTTCCACTCGCGGCAGCCGGGGCACTGCCCCTGCCACCTGGCCGTCTCCGTGCCGCAGTCGCGGCAGAAAAACGCGGTCTTCGTCTTCGCCATCGCTCCCGTGTCTCCGCTGGGGCCTCGTCTGAATGATACCCCGCTCGCCCCCGCGGGTGCGGGCTTTCCGGCCCGCCGCCACACCTCCGCCACCGGCCGAACAGTGGCGTTCCCTTACAGCATCCTAACGGCTGGTCTCACGGAGAGGCGCGGAGACGCGGAGAGGGCTTCGGATCACTCGCCTGGGGAGAAGCTGCTCCCGCCATCGCGCGGGCTGAAGCTCTCGAAGCGCGTGAACTCCTTGCGGAACATCAGGTTGATCTTCCCCGTCGCGCCGTTACGCTGCTTGCCGATGATCAGCTCGGCGAGTCCTTCCAGCGAGTTGCCTTCCTTGTCCGTTGGGCCGAAGTAGTACTCGGGGCGGTACAGGAACATGATGACGTCCGCATCCTGCTCGATTGCTCCCGAGTTGTGGCTGACGATCCCATCCGCGAGCCAGCAGGCGGGGCCGGGCACGGTGAGGTCGAATACCTCTTCCTCTCCGTCGGGAACGACTTCGACCACACGGTCCCAGAAGAGGTCGTTCGCGGCCTGGGTGCGCAACGCATCGTCGTCCAGCAGCTCGGCGTACTCCGCAACCACAGCGCGCGAGGGTGCGAAGTCGAAGTGCGCCGTGCCGCCGTAGCTCGTGCCGCGCGCGGCGGCCATGGCGCGCTGCGAGATCCCCTGCTCCGCCATCGCGGCCTTCACGCGCCCGAACACCTCGTGCGGAAGCGTATCGACGTTGGTATTCGGTTCCACGTTCGCAAGATGCTCGGCCAGGCGCGCCGCCGGCTCCGCGCGCGGGCCGAAGCCACCGACCAGATCAAGGAAGCGGCGCTGGTCGGTCGCGCCAGAAACCGCGACGGTGTAGACGGGACGTGCGGTGGCGTGCGGCACCTCGCGAATGCGCGCGATGATCCCCAGGCGAAGAAGGAGCGCCGCCACGTCACCCGCGAGGCCTGGGCTGCACGTGGAGAAGTACACGGACGAAGAGCCGCGCATCTCCGCCGGGCGCGCGTAGATGGAGCCGTCCGTCGCCCAAAGGTGCCGCAGGAGGACGGCGATCTGCTCGTCACGCAACCGGAACACGCCAGCCGGGAGCCGCTTCTGGTGCGAGCGCTGGCCAAAGATCCCCAGCTCGCGAAGCCACAGGTTGACCCCCGCCGGATGCCAGCGGTTACCGTTCCCGCTGATGACGAGCTGGTGCCAGTTGCCGCGTCCCGCGTGGCGGTTGACCACGACGCCGAACTCCGATTCCGCGGACTCCGTGACGAGCCGGCTGTTCTCTTCAGACGCCGTGGTGTAGCGGAGCGGCTGCCCGGAAAGGTAGCTGCCGTCGCCCACCAGGTGTCCCAGGAGCGCCAGCCGCGCCTCGCTCCACGTCTCCGGCTCGAGCGGCTCGGGAAGCCGCCGCGCCAGCGCGACGCGATCTCCCGGCGCGAGCTCGCCCGCGTGCACCCACCCCGCGCCGCCGAGCACGCGGTGCTGCGCCGTGCAGCGCGACGTGCGGCCGCTCGCCAGCCGCACCCGCAGCACCGGCTTTCGTCCGACGGACCAGACGAGGTCCGACTGCGCATGCACCAGCTCGCCCTTCTCCGACACCGCGACCACGCGCGGCGTGGTGCCGACCAGCTCGCGAATGGGGACGCGGCTGCCGTCGCTCAGCACCACCAACGTGTCACCCGGCACGCACTCGCGGAGGTCTGACATCATCGGGCGCTTGTCCGGACGGGACTCCACGGCGCGGCTGAGCTGCGAGAGCGCCACCACGGGCACGTTCAGCTCCTTGGCGAGCGCCTTGAGGCCGCGGGAGATCTCGGAGACTTCCTGCTGGCGGTTCTCCGTCTTCCCCTTGCCAACCATGAGCTGGAGGTAGTCGACGATGATCATCGCCAGGTCCGGGCGGTCGGACTTGAGGCGGCGGGCCTTGGCGCGCATCTCCAGCACCGAGATGCCGGCGGTGTCGTCGATGTAGATCGGCGCGGTGTTCAGGTAGCCGGCGGCGGTGGCGAGGCGGGCGTACTCATCGTCCATCAGCCGCCCGCGTCGCAGCCGGCTGGCGTCCACGCGCGCTTCGGCGCACAGCACACGCTGCACGAGCGACTCCTTGCTCATTTCCAGCGAGAAAAAGGCGACGGGCGCCTTCGCGGAAATGGCCGCGTGCTGGGCGATGTTGAGCGTGAACGCCGTGTTGTGCACGCAAACGTCGTTGGCAACGAAGTTGTGCGTGTCCGGGATGGTGAGGTCGTAGACCTGGCGCATCCCGAGCGGCTCGATGGAGACAACCTCGTCCCAGTACACATCGCTGTCCGCAAGTGCGCGCAGCTCAGCATTGTCGAGCGCGTCCGCGAACGCGCGCAGCCGCCGGCGCGAGAGCGAGCGCCTGCCTGCGTGCACGTTGGTCCACCCCTCGATCCCGGCGCGGCGCGCAAGCGAAGCCCACGACTCCTCGCCCCCGGCCGCTTCGATGCGCGCCCATACGCCCCGAGGGATCAGGTCCCGGTTCGTCTGGTAGCGCTTCGCACCCACCGCCGCCACTGCGCGGCCGAGTGCTTCTTCCTTGCCGAAGATGCCGATCTCGCGCGCAAAGGTGCGGATCGACTCCGCGTCGGTGACGTCGAGCTGCCACGCGGTGCGGCGGCCGTCGCGGTACTTCACCTCGCGGCGCCGCAGCTGCGCGATCACGCCGAAGCGCAGGAGCAGGTGCTGCAGCTGGCGCGCAAGGCGCTCACTCACCGTTGCGTAGCCGAGCTGCGCCTGCCCGGAGGCGAGCACCGTCGCCCAGCCGTCCGTCGCGAACAGGCGGTTGAGAAAGAGCGCCACCTGTGGGCGGACGAGCGTGAACACCGGCGCGGGCACAAATTTCCCGGCCGCGTTCTTCCCCATCAGGCCGAGATCTTCCAGCCACGTCGTGAGCGCGTTACGCTCGGCGCGAATCAGCGCATCCACACCGTCAGGCGCGAGGTCGGCGGGCGCCATCCCGAGCGCATCCGCAACCGGCTCGAGGAGCGCCGTGGATGGTGCGGATGTGCCGTGCGCCCACGTGCTTACTGCGGACGCTGTCACGACAGTGGCGGCCGCGACACGGCACCCCGCGCCTCGCTCCGCGGCCACGCGTGCGCCGAAACGCGCCGCGAACCCGTTGCGCTGGGCGCGCGCGTAGGCGGGATCGCGGCGCACGCGCAGGGTCGTCGTCCGCGTCTCCCGCGCATCTTCCGTCGCCACCACGCCGCCGAACTCGGCGACAGCGGTGGTGAATTCTTCGCGAAGGCGCGCGTCGGCGTTGGTGAAGCGCGGATTGGCGCCGGTAAGATTGCCGTCGCCGATCAGGTAGGCGAGGAGCTCGACCTCGCAGTCGCGCATCTCGTCGCCGCCGAACACCTCCAGCCGGCGCGGCACCGCGACGTGGTCACCGACGGCCACCTCGGAGAGCGGCTTCCACCCGTCGATGGTCAGGAAGGGGTGCGTGAGCGTCGTCTCTACGGTGCGGCCGAGGCGCGTGGTGACGCGGAAAACGGGCTTTTCGCCGTCGTCCACGAACGCGCTCGGCTCCGTGATGGCGAACTTCCAGCGCTCGTCCAGGGTCAGCAGCCGCGCGGAGCGTGCGCGGTAGATCTCCTCGATGGTCGTGACGCTCCCGTCTTCCAGGAGGATCTCCGCGTCGTGGGCCAGGCACTTCCCCATCGACGGACGCGCCGCCACGATGATCAGGTCGCCGGGCTGGAAGCCGGCGGTGATCTCGTCGAGGTCGCCGAAGCCGGTGGCGACGCCGGTGACGGAGGAGGAGTTGTTCTGAAGCTGCTCGATCTTTTCAAAGGTCGGCCAGAGGATCTCCTTGATCCAGACGAAGCCCTTGCGGTCGTGCGTCTGCGCGATCTGGAAGATCCGCTGCTCGGCGTCGTCCAGCAGGTCCTCGACGTCGGACTGGCCGGCGTAGGTGTCCTGGATGATCCCCGTGGCCGCCTCGATCAGCCGCCGCAGGAGCGCCTTTTCGCGGACGATCTTGGCGTGGTACTCGATGTTGGCCGCGGTGGGGACCGCATCCACCAGCGTCGAGAGGAACGACAGCCCGCCGGCTGAGTCCAGGTCGCCGGCGGTGCGGAGCTCTTCGGGGAGCGTGACGAAGTCGATGACGTCGCCGCGCTCGAAGATGCGCACCATCGCGCGGAAGATGCGGCGGTTCCCCTCGCGGTGGAACATGGTGTCGTCGACGACCTCGATGGCTTTCGAGAGGGCGTCGGCATCCATCATCATCCCCCCGAGCACGGCCAGCTCGGCCTCGGGGGAGTACGGGGGGGTCCGCTCGGAGAAGATCTCGGGCGGCGGCGCGGTGAAGCGCGCGACGGGCGAAGGGATCGACATGCGTCCTGCTTGCTGCGGGTAATGCTATGGAAATCCGCCCGTGTGGCGGCTCGAATGCTGGCTCAGGCGTCCAGAACGGAGCGGACGCGCTGGAGGTCGTCCCACACCGCGCGGACCCACCCCGGATTGCGGAGAAGCGCGGCGGGATGGTAGGTGGGCACCAGGGGAATCCCCTCGTGCTCCGGCGTGGGCCGGTACCGGTGATCGCGCCCGCGCAGCTTGCCGATGGTGATGTCGGTACCCAGCAGCGTCTGCGAAGCGAACGCTCCGAAGGCGACTATCACGCGCGGCTTCACCAGCTCCACCTGGCGCAGAAGGTACGGGCTGCACGCCTCCACCTCGTCCGGCCGCGGATTGCGGTTCCCTGGCGGGCGGCACTTGAGCACGTTGCAGACGTACATGCGCTCGCGCTCGAACCCGGCCGTGGCCAGCAGGAGGTCCAGCAGCTTCCCCGCATTGCCCACGAAGGGACGTCCGGTGCGGTCCTCCTCCTCGCCAGGCGCTTCGCCTACCACAAGGATGTCGGCATCCTGTGCCCCCTCGCCGAAGACGACGTGGTGGCGCGTCTCGGCCAGGCGGCAGCGCGGGCAGCCCAGCGACACGTCGCGCACCGCGTCCAGCGTGGGAAGCATGCGGATGGCGTCCGCGGCGATCCCGCGCGCCGGCGAGTCGGGCGACTGCGGCATCGGCGTGCTTCCCGGCACGGGGGCGCCGGCGCGGCGGTGCAGCGGACGCTCGGGCGCTTCGCCCGGATGCGGCCCGGGAGGCGGCGGGGCCGTGCGGGCGGCGGGCGCGGAGGAGCGCTCCGCATACGCCAGCGCGGCGCGAACGTCGTCCGACGTGTGGCCGTCCAGCACCAGCTCCGCGTCGCCAAGATCCCGGCGCTGCGTGAGGTAGCGCCGGAGGAGATCCTTTGCGTCGGCGCTCACGCGGACACCGCGGCGCGCGCGAGGAGGCCCTCCACCCGGTCGAGGATATGGTCGGCGACCTCGGACTTGTGCATCAGCGGGAGCGCCTCGTCCGGCGCGTCGGGGCTGAGGAGGACGACGCGGTTGGTATCGACCTCGAAGCCGGCGCCGGGCTCGGTGGCATCGTTCACCACCAGCAGGTCGAGCGCCTTCCCCAGCAGCTTGCGGCGCCCGTTCTCCACCGCGTCCGCCGTCTCCAGCGCGAAGCCGACGACGACGCTCCCGGCGCGGCGCGCGTAGCGGGTGGCGCGCAGCACGTCCGCGGTCGCTTCCAGGCGCAGCTCGGGGACTCCGGACGCCTCCTTTTTCAGCTTGTGCGCGGCGGGCTCGGCGGGGCGGAAGTCCGCGACGGCCGCCGCCATCACCAGCGCGTCGGCGCCGGGGAGGGCGGCCTCGACGGCGGCGCGCATCTCCTCGGCGGTCTCGATGCGGCGCAGCTCCACGCCGGTTGGGACCGGGAGCGGCGAGGGACCGGAGACGAGGAGGACGTCGGCGCCGCGGCGCCAGGCGGCGGCGGCGAGCTCGTACCCCATCCGCCCCGAGGAGCG
The Longimicrobium sp. DNA segment above includes these coding regions:
- the radA gene encoding DNA repair protein RadA produces the protein MAKTKTAFFCRDCGTETARWQGQCPGCREWNTLVEEPSAPRRARGTATAGEARAASGAAPVRLRDVEGTERRRWTTGLAEFDFVLGGGIVPGSVILIGGEPGIGKSTILLQVAARLEGSQHKTLYVSGEESAHQVKLRADRMDTPAGSVTLLAETELDTILLRAAEAAPDVLLVDSIQTVYTPELEGAPGNVGQVRECAARLQRYAKQTGTAVFLVGHVTKGGGIAGPKTLEHIVDTVLYFESAGGLDNRVLRATKNRFGGVDEIGVFRMTAEGLVPVGNPSELFLGERTQGTSGSAVVATMEGTRPLLVEVQALAAKASYGAPQRVSTGLDHKRLALLLAVMEKRAGIPFGQLDVFLNVVGGLRLAETAGDVAVAVALASSVFDRPVPVDAVFIGELGLGGELRPVGQMERRLAEAARMGFRTAYLSPRARPQKPPAGIRIVETEDVKALVERIFG
- a CDS encoding uracil-DNA glycosylase, with amino-acid sequence MSADAKDLLRRYLTQRRDLGDAELVLDGHTSDDVRAALAYAERSSAPAARTAPPPPGPHPGEAPERPLHRRAGAPVPGSTPMPQSPDSPARGIAADAIRMLPTLDAVRDVSLGCPRCRLAETRHHVVFGEGAQDADILVVGEAPGEEEDRTGRPFVGNAGKLLDLLLATAGFERERMYVCNVLKCRPPGNRNPRPDEVEACSPYLLRQVELVKPRVIVAFGAFASQTLLGTDITIGKLRGRDHRYRPTPEHEGIPLVPTYHPAALLRNPGWVRAVWDDLQRVRSVLDA
- the ispD gene encoding 2-C-methyl-D-erythritol 4-phosphate cytidylyltransferase, whose translation is MSSASSADAPLAAAVIVAGGSGRRMGGAVRKQYLEVGGAPVLLRALTPFVDHPGIGRVVVVLPPEDVDAPPSWVAALPVMVVAGGAERGDSVWNGLLATPEDAPTVLVHDGARPFVSAAVIDRVLDACSEGGAIAAVQVTDTVKEVGPDGIIRGTPDRERLWRAQTPQGFPRAALIRAYERARAEGVAATDDAAIFERYEAPVRVVSGSERNIKVTRPTDLLVAEALALAPDAEAGE
- the dnaB gene encoding replicative DNA helicase — protein: MSIPSPVARFTAPPPEIFSERTPPYSPEAELAVLGGMMMDADALSKAIEVVDDTMFHREGNRRIFRAMVRIFERGDVIDFVTLPEELRTAGDLDSAGGLSFLSTLVDAVPTAANIEYHAKIVREKALLRRLIEAATGIIQDTYAGQSDVEDLLDDAEQRIFQIAQTHDRKGFVWIKEILWPTFEKIEQLQNNSSSVTGVATGFGDLDEITAGFQPGDLIIVAARPSMGKCLAHDAEILLEDGSVTTIEEIYRARSARLLTLDERWKFAITEPSAFVDDGEKPVFRVTTRLGRTVETTLTHPFLTIDGWKPLSEVAVGDHVAVPRRLEVFGGDEMRDCEVELLAYLIGDGNLTGANPRFTNADARLREEFTTAVAEFGGVVATEDARETRTTTLRVRRDPAYARAQRNGFAARFGARVAAERGAGCRVAAATVVTASAVSTWAHGTSAPSTALLEPVADALGMAPADLAPDGVDALIRAERNALTTWLEDLGLMGKNAAGKFVPAPVFTLVRPQVALFLNRLFATDGWATVLASGQAQLGYATVSERLARQLQHLLLRFGVIAQLRRREVKYRDGRRTAWQLDVTDAESIRTFAREIGIFGKEEALGRAVAAVGAKRYQTNRDLIPRGVWARIEAAGGEESWASLARRAGIEGWTNVHAGRRSLSRRRLRAFADALDNAELRALADSDVYWDEVVSIEPLGMRQVYDLTIPDTHNFVANDVCVHNTAFTLNIAQHAAISAKAPVAFFSLEMSKESLVQRVLCAEARVDASRLRRGRLMDDEYARLATAAGYLNTAPIYIDDTAGISVLEMRAKARRLKSDRPDLAMIIVDYLQLMVGKGKTENRQQEVSEISRGLKALAKELNVPVVALSQLSRAVESRPDKRPMMSDLRECVPGDTLVVLSDGSRVPIRELVGTTPRVVAVSEKGELVHAQSDLVWSVGRKPVLRVRLASGRTSRCTAQHRVLGGAGWVHAGELAPGDRVALARRLPEPLEPETWSEARLALLGHLVGDGSYLSGQPLRYTTASEENSRLVTESAESEFGVVVNRHAGRGNWHQLVISGNGNRWHPAGVNLWLRELGIFGQRSHQKRLPAGVFRLRDEQIAVLLRHLWATDGSIYARPAEMRGSSSVYFSTCSPGLAGDVAALLLRLGIIARIREVPHATARPVYTVAVSGATDQRRFLDLVGGFGPRAEPAARLAEHLANVEPNTNVDTLPHEVFGRVKAAMAEQGISQRAMAAARGTSYGGTAHFDFAPSRAVVAEYAELLDDDALRTQAANDLFWDRVVEVVPDGEEEVFDLTVPGPACWLADGIVSHNSGAIEQDADVIMFLYRPEYYFGPTDKEGNSLEGLAELIIGKQRNGATGKINLMFRKEFTRFESFSPRDGGSSFSPGE
- a CDS encoding low molecular weight protein arginine phosphatase; amino-acid sequence: MTDPAGDAPTTATFNILFVCTGNTCRSAMAEGIARRELEERGWRHVRVASAGISARDGDSAAGNAVAVAQRHGVDLDAHRTRSLTPGLLERADLVLAMSPGHLDAVRRFGAGEKAALLSSFAAGDDPHARGVRDPFGGPVQAYENTYAELRRLIGGALDRLAPILHP